Genomic DNA from Paenibacillus donghaensis:
GGCAGTCAGCTGAAAACGGTATCCTTTAGGGGAGGCCGTTTTTTTGTAAATATAAGAATGTATAGGCTTAACACCATAATTTATCCTAGCACTGTGAAACATTTAGCCCGGCTGTAGCGTGTTTCAGTTGAAGGGAGTCGAAGACACTTGAAGGAGCAGATGTCTTATTCGGAACAATATATCACGCAGCGGGTCCGAGACTACTCTGATATGGTGCTGCGGCTGGCATTCGCCTATCTCCGCAACAGGGCCGATGCACAGGATGTATGCCAGGATGTTTTTATCCGCTTGTTCAAGCAGCCCCGGACGTTTACGGATCATGAGCATGAGTGGTCCTGGATCATCCGCGTGACAATCAACCGCTGCAAGGATATGTTGCGCAGTCCCTGGAAGCGGAAGAATATACTCACCCGGGAGGTCGATCTGCCTATCCGGGACAGCCAAGGCCGGGAGGTGGTTGCTTATGTACTGGAGCTGCCGGCTAAATACAGGCTGGTGATCCATCTCTATTATTTCGAGCATTACAGCACAGCTGAGGTTGCGGCGCTGCTTCAGCTGAAAGAAGCCACAGTCCGCACACAGCTGAGAAGAGCCAGAGAGCTGCTCAGAACCGCGATGGGAGGGACCGGTAATGCATAGATATGTACAAGGCATGAGCGAAATCAAAGCTTCTGCAGAGCTGGAGCAGAGGATCATTGCAGATGTGCTTCAAGGCAACCGCAAGTCACGGCGCTCAGAAAGCCAGCGACGTAGACTCTTCAGAACCGCGCTAACGGTGGTCGGACTGACCCTTGTTCTGTTTGCGGCGAGTCTCCTTACTATATTTAACCATACCACAGAACCTGAACAAACCGGAACCCGGATGTTATGGAGTGAAAGGTTTAGTGTGAAGGTATTTGCAGCGGATGGACAGCACCCTCAGGTGGAGCCCAATGTGGAATTTCCCTTCGGGGATTATCGGGTGACGAACAGCCGAGCCCCGGGACATGCGCTCATCATTTCAGCTGAAGGAGCAGAAGAGATTAAGATTCAGGCTTCAACAGGGGGCCTGCTGCTGTGGAATCCGCCGGATT
This window encodes:
- a CDS encoding sigma-70 family RNA polymerase sigma factor; amino-acid sequence: MKEQMSYSEQYITQRVRDYSDMVLRLAFAYLRNRADAQDVCQDVFIRLFKQPRTFTDHEHEWSWIIRVTINRCKDMLRSPWKRKNILTREVDLPIRDSQGREVVAYVLELPAKYRLVIHLYYFEHYSTAEVAALLQLKEATVRTQLRRARELLRTAMGGTGNA